The following proteins are co-located in the Portunus trituberculatus isolate SZX2019 chromosome 16, ASM1759143v1, whole genome shotgun sequence genome:
- the LOC123504407 gene encoding UPF0598 protein CG30010-like translates to MMLRPLTYRLTHSLLALRAGRAGVGRHLHYEQGQNPQPGIREYFYYIDHQGMLFLDDARMKNFTSCFKEKKFLQFFFSRMKFNETGHYPDFPFLSLCGRERNYIRCDDLPLVFTHLITKETAEGPQEHLAYGNAGETMSLPFQPSEICMQVETGRVYHPALERVGGVGLVKSKLAIQLSTYFIFGEGDEQPPTHIQWAGEEVKLSQSLLPILQGLENVRKYSLGLEEDLAG, encoded by the exons ATGATGCTGCGTCCCTTGACCTACAGACTGACCCACAGCCTCCTGGCACTGCGTGCTGGGCGTGCGGGCGTGGGGAGGCACCTCCACTATGAGCAGGGCCAGAACCCTCAGCCTGGCATCAGGGAATACTTCTACTATATTGACCACCAGGGCATG CTGTTCCTGGATGATGCAAGGATGAAGAATTTCACTTCCTGTTTTAAAG aaaagaaattccttcaattcttcttcAGCCGCATGAAGTTTAATGAGACTGGCCACTACCCTgactttccttttctgtctctgtgtggCCGTGAGAGGAACTACATCCGCTGTGATGACCTACCCCTTGTGTTCACCCACCTA ATCACCAAGGAGACAGCAGAAGGCCCACAAGAGCACTTGGCTTATGGAAATGCAGGAGAAACCATGTCCTTGCCCTTCCAGCCATCAGAGATATGCATGCAGGTGGAGACAGGCCGAGTGTaccatccagctttggagcgaGTTGGGGGTGTGGGACTGGTGAAGTCAAAACTAGCCATTCAGCTCTCCACTTACTTCATCTTTGGTGAGGGTGATGAGCAGCCTCCAACACACATACAGTGGGcaggggaggaggtgaagctAAGCCAGAGTCTTTTGCCAATCTTGCAAGGTCTAGAGAATGTTAGGAAGTATAGCTTAGGACTGGAGGAGGATTTAGCTGGCTGA
- the LOC123504405 gene encoding uncharacterized protein LOC123504405: MATFPAMGVPTAGNAVATMTLTGVSGRTTVCFVVLATAPPLNCARLASRAYSFLNIKQKLIGILLGTFRPPNLHLNHTRPPRQDTLILLPHTSRALAHPETLPLPPPLLLALHQSRLLSLILLLLPPNLLSPIISVVLLTAQPTSLKAQQTPHHHKPHHDARPDPPSSPKGPYRTDLTDAGEFVPLTSLHQCHPPKAPQPKAPQPAAQQPFPSLGSAGFVPSSSMLPAQHASGSAFIKD, translated from the coding sequence ATGGCAACATTTCCTGCAATGGGCGTGCCCACTGCAGGAAATGCAGTGGCTACCATGACACTGACGGGTGTGTCAGGGAGGACCACtgtttgttttgtggttctggCCACTGCCCCACCTCTAAACTGTGCCCGGCTTGCCTCCAGGGCCTACTCCTTCTTGAACATCAAACAAAAATTGATAGGCATCCTCCTGGGCACTTTTCGCCCACCAAACCTGCACCTAAATCACACTCGCCCTCCAAGACAGGacaccctcatcctcctcccccacacctCACGTGCCCTTGCACACCCAGAAACCCTACCTCTGCCCCCACCCTTGCTCCTTGCTCTACACCAATCCAGGCTTCTATCCCtgatcctgctcctgctcccaCCAAACCTCCTGAGCCCCATTATTAGTGTGGTTCTGCTAACTGCCCAGCCAACCTCACTCAAGGCCCAACaaaccccccaccaccacaaaccacaccacGATGCACGACCAGATCCTCCTTCATCCCCAAAGGGCCCCTACAGGACAGACTTGACTGATGCTGGGGAATTTGTACCCCTAACCTCTTTGCACCAATGCCACCCACCAAAGGCTCCCCAGCCCAAAGCCCCACAGCCAGCAGCCCAGCAGCCTTTCCCCTCGCTTGGTAGTGCAGGCTTTGTACCATCCTCTTCCATGCTTCCGGCCCAGCATGCTTCGGGTTCTGCTTTTATTAAGGATTAG